One genomic window of Medicago truncatula cultivar Jemalong A17 chromosome 1, MtrunA17r5.0-ANR, whole genome shotgun sequence includes the following:
- the LOC25481899 gene encoding glucan endo-1,3-beta-glucosidase 5: MEGKKFRIYFVLMMLFATSVLEVGGIGVNWGTQSTHPLPPSTVVKMLKDNGIQKVKLFDADPNILDALKKSGIQVMVGIPNDLLYTMANSRQAAEKWVAKNVSAHVSSGGVDIRYIAVGNEPFLSTYNGTFEATTLPALVNIQNALIKAGLGSSIKVTVPSNADVYQSSSGNPSDGDFRTDIHDLMVQIVKFLSQNNAPFTVNIYPFISLYEDPNFPVDYAFFNGFSDPLNDNGKIYDNVFDANYDTLVWALNKNGFGNMPIIVGEIGWPTDGDRNGNLQLAQRFNQGFMTRFIAGKGTPLRPGPMDAYLFSLVDEDNKSIQPGNFERHWGLFYYDGRPKYQLTIGSRTNGLVGATGVAHLPKKWCILKPSANLNSDQVAPSVSYACQNADCTSLGYGTSCGGLDIRGNISYAFNSYYQVNDQVDGACKFPGLSTVTDRDPSTQDCTFQIMIQTDSARKIGSLRIVLFAFLVVAFL; this comes from the exons ATGGAGGGTAAAAAATTCAGGATATATTTTGTTCTTATGATGTTATTTGCTACATCAGTGTTGGAAGTGGGTGGAATTGGAGTTAACTGGGGAACACAGTCAACACATCCATTACCACCATCTACAGTAGTGAAAATGTTAAAAGATAATGGTATTCAAAAAGTTAAGCTTTTTGATGCTGATCCAAATATTCTTGATGCTTTAAAGAAATCTGGGATTCAAGTTATGGTTGGTATACCAAATGATTTGCTTTATACTATGGCTAATAGTCGTCAAGCTGCTGAAAAATGGGTTGCTAAGAATGTTTCAGCTCATGTTTCATCTGGTGGTGTAGATATCAG GTACATTGCTGTTGGAAACGAACCTTTCTTGTCAACTTACAACGGTACCTTTGAAGCCACAACACTTCCAGCTCTTGTAAATATCCAAAACGCTCTTATAAAAGCTGGTTTGGGAAGTTCAATCAAAGTCACCGTCCCTTCAAATGCTGATGTGTATCAGAGCTCATCAGGTAACCCTTCCGATGGCGACTTTAGGACAGACATCCATGATCTCATGGTTCAGATTGTCAAGTTTTTGAGTCAGAACAATGCTCCATTTACAGTGAACATTTATCCTTTTATTAGTCTCTATGAAGATCCCAATTTTCCAGTTGACTATGCATTTTTCAACGGTTTTAGTGATCCTTTAAACGACAACGGGAAGATCTACGACAATGTCTTTGATGCTAACTATGATACTCTAGTATGGGCGTTGAATAAGAATGGTTTTGGTAACATGCCCATAATTGTTGGAGAGATCGGTTGGCCTACAGACGGAGACAGAAACGGAAATCTTCAACTCGCGCAACGTTTTAACCAAGGTTTCATGACTCGATTTATTGCCGGAAAGGGGACTCCATTGAGACCTGGTCCTATGGATGCATACTTGTTTAGTTTAGTAGATGAAGACAACAAAAGCATTCAACCGGGCAACTTTGAACGTCATTGGGGATTGTTTTACTACGATGGACGACCGAAATACCAACTCACCATTGGATCAAGAACCAACGGACTAGTAGGTGCTACCGGAGTAGCACATTTGCCCAAGAAGTGGTGTATTTTGAAACCCTCAGCGAACCTGAACAGTGATCAAGTTGCACCGAGTGTGTCTTATGCTTGCCAAAATGCAGATTGCACTAGTCTTGGCTATGGAACTTCATGTGGTGGTTTAGATATCCGCGGTAACATCTCATATGCGTTTAATAGCTACTATCAGGTGAATGATCAGGTTGATGGCGCTTGCAAATTTCCCGGTCTTTCCACGGTCACTGACAGAGATCCTTCAACTCAGGATTGCACATTCCAAATCATGATCCAAACTGATTCTGCAAGAAAAATTGGGTCTCTTAGAATAGTACTGTTTGCTTTTTTGGTTGTTGCTTTTTTGTAA